GGAAGGTTTATATTGTGCAGAGCAAGTACGGTGGCCTATGTGGCTATGTGCTTTAAGCCAAAGCATTAACTGGCTAAGGCAAACGACATCCAGAGAATACATCATGGCAAAGATATCTGAAAGTGTTCAACAGTGAAATAATGTCCAATTCAGGTTGGAAGACAACATTCAGAGAAGAGTTTGCTTAGGCTTGATGTCTGACATACAAGTCTAGCTGGGTAGCGTACATATATTGCCTCATTGTGGGAATTAGTACGGTGTTCCTTTTTATCAAATCACAATGAAGTTTACCAAGTTTGTAGCATCACCTATCCCTAATAGTTTTATATGTTAGTCTTGTGGGGCACTGGGGGTTGAGGATCTCTTATGTGATGATGACCCTTTTTTTTGCCTCGTACAGTCCTCTTTGTGCATTTCCCATACAAGTAGGTGCAGACGTGCTGAATGAAAGAAAACAGAACTACATGCTCTGTTTATTGGCTTGGCTCACAGTTTGGCATCGCTAGAGCCGGCTTGTTGGCCTAATGCTGGAGATGCCAGTGATCTCCCGTGCGACAATGAGGGCGTTAATTTCGTAGCTACCCTCGTATGTGTACACGGTCTCCATGTCGCAGAATGCCTGCGTGCATGACATAAATAGGCAACGCAAATTACTGAATTAGACAGTCAACAAAGGACCAGAATTCCCAATGAGCAGAAAAATAAAGCTTAGGTAACTGATAAATAGTAACTGTCACAACAGCCTACCTTGCCAACGTGGAAATCAGTGACAATGCCGTTGCCGCCAAAGAGCTCCCTGCCGAGCGCCACCGTCTCCCTTGCCTGCTTCGTGATCCATGCCTGCGAGATTGATTAGGTAGCTATTGTGATGTCCATATATATGTATTGTTGATATCAGTTCGAGTCCTACTGTCAATTATCCATTGAATTATGCACCGAAAAGAAAGAAAGTACGGGTAAAACTGAGCCACCAACTGACCTTGCCCAGGCTGGCCTGGCCGATGGTCATCTTGCCGGAGCCGTGCAGCTTGCAGAGGCGCCAGCCGAAGAGCCACATGGCCTGGATGTTGCCAAGCATCCTGACAAGCTTCTCTTGGTTCAGCTGGAACGCGGCTAGGGGTACGCGCCACTGTTTCCTCTCTCCCAGGTACCTGACCAAATATAGTGGTGCAGCGCAGCAAGAATGAGTGTATGAAAATATTGTCAACGGAAGCTTCTGAGCTGAAGTGATGTACCTCCGGCATGCGTCGTACACCCCTACTGCGATGCCAATGCTGACCCAGGCAGCCATGACACGACTGAAAGCAAGCGACTGCATGCAAGAACAATGGAAAGGTTTAATTTCCTTAACCAGCTGTAGACTACCAAGCTGTTTTTAACATATGTAGGGTAGGTGTGGGAAAAGATATTAAATACATTAACGAGATCCTGAAAAGAATTGGCACCAGGCAACCGGTCATCTTCGGGGACAAACACATTCTTCAGCTCGATGTCGCAGTTCTGCACCATTCTCATTGACACCTTGTTCTCAATCTTGCTGATCTGCAGACCAGGGCTCCCTCCATTCACGATGAACCTGAAATTGTGGTTCAAcaccaaaaaaaaataacatacaTTGTTAATGTGAGTGAACAATGCCGATTCATATATAGTCTGCCTTACCCATTGACCTGATTGGTGCTGGTATTCCGAGCAAGAACAACCAACACATCTGCAAAACTGCTGTTCCCAGGCCACCGTTTCCGACCATTTAGGACCCACCCTCCAGGAACCTAACCAAGAAGCTCAGATCATATCGCAAGATCGATCAAACTGGGCCACAAGTCTAAAATAAGTGTATCAACAAACAGAGCATATATATGAACTAAATGACAGTTTTCTGGGCACAATTAATAATCTTCCATAACTTAGCTAACACATAGAATGTTTGTTGAGATGAGGTCCAGAACAATTGGATCTGCATATATAAGCTTATGCAGACATGATGGCAACGATGTGGAGTCGTAGTACATGTCAAATAACTACCTTTCGGGCCACGGTGTTCAGAGAGCTTGCATCACTACCATAGTCTGGCTCTGTCAAGGCC
Above is a genomic segment from Setaria viridis chromosome 4, Setaria_viridis_v4.0, whole genome shotgun sequence containing:
- the LOC117853738 gene encoding acyl-coenzyme A oxidase 4, peroxisomal isoform X2 — encoded protein: MKPSELKPQALDMSVACPRLTPAPSAFPAAVSDYYQLDELLTPEENDLRIKIRLFMENDVAPIIPQYWETAVLPFHLIPKLGSLGFLGGIIKGHECPGLSATAYAMCISEVARVDASIASFCLVQSCLAMLCIAQLGSESQKDKYLPSLSKLHKVCAYALTEPDYGSDASSLNTVARKVPGGWVLNGRKRWPGNSSFADVLVVLARNTSTNQVNGFIVNGGSPGLQISKIENKVSMRMVQNCDIELKNVFVPEDDRLPGANSFQDLVNSLAFSRVMAAWVSIGIAVGVYDACRRYLGERKQWRVPLAAFQLNQEKLVRMLGNIQAMWLFGWRLCKLHGSGKMTIGQASLGKAWITKQARETVALGRELFGGNGIVTDFHVGKAFCDMETVYTYEGSYEINALIVAREITGISSIRPTSRL
- the LOC117853738 gene encoding acyl-coenzyme A oxidase 4, peroxisomal isoform X1, with the protein product MGMDLMRSLSFPPGSHWAGRDDTGSSIAVPCFLHRWLAVSDYYQLDELLTPEENDLRIKIRLFMENDVAPIIPQYWETAVLPFHLIPKLGSLGFLGGIIKGHECPGLSATAYAMCISEVARVDASIASFCLVQSCLAMLCIAQLGSESQKDKYLPSLSKLHKVCAYALTEPDYGSDASSLNTVARKVPGGWVLNGRKRWPGNSSFADVLVVLARNTSTNQVNGFIVNGGSPGLQISKIENKVSMRMVQNCDIELKNVFVPEDDRLPGANSFQDLVNSLAFSRVMAAWVSIGIAVGVYDACRRYLGERKQWRVPLAAFQLNQEKLVRMLGNIQAMWLFGWRLCKLHGSGKMTIGQASLGKAWITKQARETVALGRELFGGNGIVTDFHVGKAFCDMETVYTYEGSYEINALIVAREITGISSIRPTSRL
- the LOC117853738 gene encoding acyl-coenzyme A oxidase 4, peroxisomal isoform X4; this translates as MQGHECPGLSATAYAMCISEVARVDASIASFCLVQSCLAMLCIAQLGSESQKDKYLPSLSKLHKVCAYALTEPDYGSDASSLNTVARKVPGGWVLNGRKRWPGNSSFADVLVVLARNTSTNQVNGFIVNGGSPGLQISKIENKVSMRMVQNCDIELKNVFVPEDDRLPGANSFQDLVNSLAFSRVMAAWVSIGIAVGVYDACRRYLGERKQWRVPLAAFQLNQEKLVRMLGNIQAMWLFGWRLCKLHGSGKMTIGQASLGKAWITKQARETVALGRELFGGNGIVTDFHVGKAFCDMETVYTYEGSYEINALIVAREITGISSIRPTSRL
- the LOC117853738 gene encoding acyl-coenzyme A oxidase 4, peroxisomal isoform X3; its protein translation is MGMDLMRSLSFPPGSHWAGRDDTGSSIAVPCFLHRWLAVSDYYQLDELLTPEENDLRIKIRLFMENDVAPIIPQYWETAVLPFHLIPKLGSLGFLGGIIKGHECPGLSATAYAMCISEVARVDASIASFCLVQSCLAMLCIAQLGSESQKDKYLPSLSKLHKVCAYALTEPDYGSDASSLNTVARKVPGGWVLNGRKRWPGNSSFADVLVVLARNTSTNQVNGFIVNGGSPGLQISKIENKVSMRMVQNCDIELKNVFVPEDDRLPVACFQSCHGCLGQHWHRSRGVRRMPEVPGREETVARTPSRVPAEPREACQDAWQHPGHVALRLAPLQAARLRQDDHRPGQPGQGMDHEAGKGDGGARQGALWRQRHCH